One genomic segment of Pandoraea thiooxydans includes these proteins:
- a CDS encoding GNAT family N-acetyltransferase, producing the protein MIHRFLSTETDWARGIPMSLLSRAIAHSLCFGAYDLEAVAGDAPQVGFARVITDRATFAYLCDVFVVPEARGRGIGRQLVVAVMAHPALHGLRRFMLATDTAAGLYERYGFTPLPADHPLMQIYRPDAYRHPAETAPQQR; encoded by the coding sequence ATGATCCATCGCTTTTTGTCGACCGAAACGGATTGGGCGCGCGGCATACCGATGTCGCTGCTCAGCCGCGCGATTGCCCATTCGCTGTGTTTTGGCGCTTATGATCTCGAGGCCGTCGCAGGCGATGCGCCGCAGGTCGGTTTTGCACGTGTGATCACCGACCGCGCGACCTTCGCCTATCTTTGCGATGTGTTCGTGGTGCCCGAAGCCCGCGGCCGGGGTATCGGCCGGCAATTGGTGGTGGCCGTGATGGCGCATCCCGCGTTGCACGGCTTGCGCCGCTTCATGCTGGCCACCGATACCGCGGCCGGCCTCTATGAACGCTATGGCTTCACGCCGCTGCCGGCGGACCACCCGTTGATGCAGATTTATCGGCCCGATGCGTATCGACACCCAGCCGAGACAGCCCCGCAACAACGCTAG
- a CDS encoding branched-chain amino acid ABC transporter permease, which yields MDIFIQQILNGLVLGCVYAILALGYTMVYGILGIINFAHADVMMIGAMVALSTINLVMHFFPHLNPFVTLLIATLVAMPTCAVVNYIIERVAYRRLRNAPRLAPLITAIGVSLLLETIAMIIWGRNPLMFPQLLPTDAITVIPETAKHVGAVTNGTGIVIVVVAVLMMIGLTQLVNRTRLGRAMRATAENRNVAGLMGVNPNFVISVTFALGGALAAVAGVMMASNYGNAHFYMGFIPGMKAFTAAVLGGIGNLTGAMVGGVLLGLIEALGAGYIGKLTGGIFGSNYQDVFAFIVLIIVLVFRPSGLLGERVADRA from the coding sequence ATGGATATCTTTATCCAACAGATCCTCAACGGTCTGGTGCTGGGTTGCGTCTACGCGATCCTGGCATTGGGTTACACGATGGTCTACGGTATTTTGGGCATTATCAATTTTGCCCACGCGGACGTGATGATGATCGGCGCCATGGTGGCGCTCTCCACCATCAATCTGGTCATGCATTTCTTTCCGCATCTCAATCCCTTCGTCACATTGCTCATTGCAACACTGGTTGCGATGCCCACTTGTGCGGTGGTCAATTACATTATCGAGCGGGTGGCTTACCGTCGTCTGCGCAACGCGCCGCGACTGGCGCCGCTGATCACGGCGATCGGGGTTTCTCTGCTGCTTGAAACGATTGCGATGATCATCTGGGGCCGTAACCCGTTGATGTTCCCGCAATTGCTGCCGACCGATGCCATTACGGTCATTCCCGAGACGGCCAAGCACGTGGGCGCGGTCACCAACGGCACGGGTATCGTGATTGTCGTGGTGGCGGTGCTGATGATGATCGGCCTGACCCAACTGGTTAATCGTACCCGCCTTGGCCGGGCAATGCGCGCCACCGCCGAGAACCGTAACGTGGCCGGCCTGATGGGCGTCAATCCCAACTTCGTGATTTCCGTGACCTTTGCGTTGGGCGGCGCGTTGGCGGCCGTCGCCGGGGTCATGATGGCCAGCAATTACGGCAATGCCCACTTCTACATGGGTTTCATCCCTGGCATGAAGGCCTTCACGGCCGCGGTGCTGGGGGGGATCGGCAATCTGACCGGTGCAATGGTGGGCGGCGTTCTGCTGGGCCTGATCGAAGCACTCGGGGCCGGCTACATCGGCAAGCTGACCGGTGGGATATTTGGCAGCAACTATCAGGACGTCTTCGCATTCATCGTGCTGATCATCGTTTTGGTGTTCCGTCCATCCGGCCTGCTGGGTGAGCGTGTGGCCGATCGCGCCTAA
- a CDS encoding CDP-6-deoxy-delta-3,4-glucoseen reductase: MSYNVTIQPSGHQFQVEEGEAVLSAALRQGIGLPYGCKNGGCGSCKSKIVEGSIEQGAHSHTALPQDEQTRGMALLCCAHARSDLVIESREVIGVGDIPVKRLPCRVAKLERRADDVMVIHLQLPANERLQFLAGQYLEFILKDGKRRSYSMACAPHQDGPLELHVRHTPGGVFTDHVFGAMKERDILRFEAPLGTFFLREDTDKPIVLLASGTGFAPLKAIVEHALHKGIARPMTLYWGGRRRKDLYMAELAEQWAREVPNFTFVPVLSEADAADQWQGRTGFVHHAVMQDLPNLSGYEVYACGAPVMVESARREFSAHCGLPAEAFYADAFTTEADLAA, encoded by the coding sequence ATGTCCTATAACGTAACGATCCAACCCAGCGGTCACCAATTTCAGGTAGAAGAAGGCGAAGCGGTGCTGAGCGCCGCATTGCGACAGGGCATCGGCCTGCCATATGGCTGCAAGAACGGCGGTTGCGGTTCCTGCAAGAGCAAGATTGTCGAAGGCTCTATCGAACAGGGCGCCCACTCGCACACGGCGCTGCCCCAGGATGAACAGACACGCGGCATGGCGCTGCTGTGCTGCGCCCACGCCCGTTCGGATCTGGTGATCGAAAGCCGTGAGGTCATCGGCGTGGGCGACATCCCGGTCAAGCGTCTGCCGTGCCGGGTAGCCAAACTCGAGCGCCGCGCCGACGACGTGATGGTGATCCACCTGCAATTGCCGGCCAACGAGCGCCTGCAGTTTCTCGCCGGACAGTATCTCGAATTCATCCTGAAAGACGGCAAGCGCCGCAGTTATTCGATGGCCTGCGCGCCGCACCAGGACGGCCCGCTCGAACTGCACGTGCGGCACACCCCGGGGGGCGTGTTCACCGATCACGTTTTTGGCGCCATGAAAGAGCGTGACATTTTGCGTTTCGAAGCGCCGCTGGGCACCTTCTTTCTGCGCGAAGATACCGATAAGCCGATCGTGCTGCTGGCCTCCGGCACCGGCTTCGCACCGCTCAAGGCGATCGTCGAGCACGCGCTGCACAAAGGTATCGCGCGGCCCATGACGCTCTACTGGGGCGGACGGCGCCGCAAGGATCTCTACATGGCCGAGCTGGCCGAGCAGTGGGCGCGTGAGGTGCCGAATTTCACCTTCGTGCCGGTGCTGTCCGAGGCCGATGCCGCCGATCAATGGCAAGGCCGGACCGGCTTCGTCCATCACGCGGTCATGCAGGATCTGCCGAACCTGAGCGGCTACGAGGTGTACGCCTGCGGTGCACCGGTCATGGTCGAGTCGGCACGCCGCGAGTTCTCGGCGCATTGCGGCTTGCCGGCCGAGGCTTTTTACGCGGACGCCTTCACCACCGAGGCCGACCTGGCCGCCTAG
- the ispH gene encoding 4-hydroxy-3-methylbut-2-enyl diphosphate reductase — protein sequence MSTVTEANAEILLAQPRGFCAGVDRAIEIVERALKLFGAPIYVRHEIVHNAYVVGDLRHKGAVFVDDLTEVPEGGTVIFSAHGVSQAVRAEAQRRGLRIFDATCPLVTKVHVEVGKMRAAGIEVVMIGHRGHPEVEGTMGQMDGSGMYLVESVDDVARLQVADPTRLAYVTQTTLSVDDAAEIIAALKARFAGIHEPKKQDICYATQNRQDAVKFMAPQCDVVIVVGSPNSSNSNRLREVAEKMGVDAYMVDAPEQIQPAWLAGKRHIGVTAGASAPEALAQAVIARLNELGARRVRKLDGVEETVIFPLPKGLALPD from the coding sequence ATGAGTACCGTGACCGAGGCGAATGCCGAAATTCTGCTGGCTCAGCCGCGCGGCTTCTGTGCCGGCGTGGATCGTGCCATCGAAATCGTCGAGCGCGCCCTGAAGCTGTTCGGGGCGCCGATTTACGTGCGCCACGAAATCGTGCACAACGCCTATGTGGTGGGCGATTTGCGCCACAAGGGTGCGGTATTCGTCGACGATCTCACCGAGGTGCCGGAGGGCGGGACGGTCATTTTCAGCGCGCACGGCGTATCCCAGGCGGTGCGCGCCGAAGCTCAGCGCCGCGGGTTGCGGATTTTCGACGCGACCTGTCCGCTGGTCACCAAGGTTCATGTCGAAGTCGGGAAAATGCGTGCTGCCGGCATCGAGGTTGTCATGATTGGGCACCGCGGACACCCCGAGGTCGAGGGAACCATGGGGCAGATGGACGGCAGCGGCATGTATCTGGTCGAGAGTGTCGATGACGTGGCGCGGCTTCAGGTCGCCGACCCGACCCGGCTTGCCTATGTCACGCAAACGACGTTGTCGGTCGATGATGCCGCGGAAATCATCGCGGCCCTCAAAGCCCGGTTCGCCGGCATCCATGAGCCCAAAAAACAGGACATTTGCTACGCCACGCAAAATCGCCAGGATGCCGTCAAATTCATGGCACCGCAGTGCGACGTGGTGATCGTGGTCGGCAGTCCCAATAGCTCGAACTCAAACCGCCTGCGCGAGGTCGCCGAGAAAATGGGCGTCGATGCCTATATGGTTGACGCTCCCGAACAAATCCAACCCGCCTGGCTAGCCGGCAAGCGCCATATCGGCGTGACGGCTGGCGCTTCGGCGCCCGAAGCGCTGGCGCAAGCCGTCATCGCCCGGTTGAACGAGCTGGGCGCGCGGCGCGTGCGCAAGCTCGACGGCGTTGAAGAGACCGTGATTTTCCCACTGCCCAAGGGTCTGGCATTACCTGATTGA
- a CDS encoding NAD-dependent epimerase/dehydratase family protein, producing the protein MKSLKKLGRPRLLIVGCGDVGMRCLPLLRKRFRVFALTSQASRRAQLREAGAIPLIGDLDHPDSLRRLRHLAPRVLHLAPPPPTGALDSRTRHLLSALSSAKPGIVPEQVAGAGRRTLVYASTSGVYGDCGGAWVDETRPVSPTSARAVRRVDAERVVRRLGARRTPAASGRAARTRAAWRSAAAPSLRAPGWRNSIVRIPGIYAADRLPLARLAKATPALRAEDDVYTNHIHADDLAAILVRVLWRGKPQRVIHASDDTHLKMADYFDRVADAAGLARPPRLTRAQAQQQMPPTLWSFMRESRRLDNRRLKRELGYALRYPTVDALLDELYGGQSLVPTRDTPA; encoded by the coding sequence ATGAAATCACTGAAAAAACTGGGGCGTCCCCGTCTGCTGATCGTTGGCTGCGGTGACGTCGGCATGCGCTGTCTGCCATTGCTGCGCAAGCGCTTCCGGGTGTTCGCGCTGACCTCTCAAGCGTCACGTCGTGCGCAGTTGCGGGAGGCAGGCGCGATACCGCTGATTGGCGACCTCGATCATCCCGACAGCTTGCGGCGCCTGCGGCATCTGGCGCCGCGCGTGCTGCATCTGGCACCGCCGCCGCCCACCGGTGCGCTCGACTCGCGCACCCGCCATTTGCTCAGCGCATTGAGTTCCGCCAAACCCGGTATTGTACCCGAGCAGGTTGCAGGTGCGGGCCGCCGCACGCTGGTCTACGCCAGCACCAGCGGCGTTTATGGCGACTGCGGCGGGGCGTGGGTCGACGAGACCCGGCCGGTGAGCCCGACATCCGCGCGCGCCGTGCGTCGGGTCGATGCCGAGCGCGTCGTTCGCCGCCTGGGCGCGCGCCGGACTCCGGCAGCAAGCGGGCGTGCGGCACGCACGCGTGCGGCGTGGCGAAGCGCCGCTGCGCCGAGTTTGCGTGCGCCGGGCTGGCGCAACTCGATCGTGCGTATCCCCGGGATCTATGCGGCCGATCGGCTGCCGCTGGCTCGCCTTGCCAAGGCGACGCCGGCCCTGCGCGCCGAGGACGACGTCTACACCAACCACATCCATGCGGACGATTTGGCCGCGATTCTGGTGCGTGTCCTGTGGCGCGGCAAGCCGCAACGAGTGATCCATGCCAGCGACGACACGCATCTGAAAATGGCGGACTACTTCGATCGGGTAGCCGATGCCGCCGGCCTTGCTCGCCCGCCGCGCCTGACGCGCGCACAGGCGCAGCAGCAAATGCCGCCCACGCTATGGTCGTTCATGCGCGAGTCGCGCCGGCTCGACAATCGGCGCCTGAAGCGAGAGCTCGGCTACGCGTTGCGCTACCCCACCGTCGACGCGTTGCTCGACGAGTTGTACGGCGGCCAATCGCTTGTCCCGACGCGCGACACGCCCGCCTAA
- a CDS encoding ABC transporter ATP-binding protein produces MSENILLSVQGVNKRFGGLQALTDVGLEIKAGEIYGLIGPNGAGKTTFFNVITGLYSPDSGKFVLGGQPYKPTAVHEVAKAGIARTFQNIRLFGGMTAVENVMVGRHVRTKTGVWGAITHHAGARAEEKGIYERAMALLEYVGVAQYAKYTSSNLSYGHQRRLEIARALATDPKLLALDEPAAGMNATEKVELRGLLDKIRSDGKTILLIEHDVKLVMGLCNRMTVLDYGKVIAQGLPQDVQKNPAVIEAYLGAGGH; encoded by the coding sequence ATGAGTGAGAATATTTTATTGTCCGTCCAGGGCGTCAATAAGCGTTTTGGCGGCCTGCAGGCGTTGACCGATGTTGGCCTGGAAATCAAGGCCGGTGAAATCTACGGTTTGATCGGCCCGAACGGTGCCGGCAAGACCACCTTCTTCAACGTTATCACCGGGCTGTACTCGCCCGACTCGGGAAAATTCGTCCTGGGCGGCCAGCCGTACAAGCCGACTGCGGTGCACGAGGTGGCCAAGGCCGGCATCGCGCGTACCTTCCAGAACATCCGCCTGTTCGGGGGCATGACGGCGGTCGAAAACGTCATGGTCGGGCGCCACGTGCGCACCAAAACCGGGGTGTGGGGCGCAATCACGCACCATGCCGGCGCTCGTGCCGAGGAGAAGGGCATCTACGAGCGCGCGATGGCGCTGCTGGAATACGTGGGCGTTGCCCAATACGCCAAGTACACATCGTCGAACCTGTCGTACGGCCATCAGCGCCGGCTCGAAATCGCCCGCGCGCTGGCGACCGATCCGAAACTGCTGGCCCTGGACGAGCCGGCCGCCGGCATGAACGCGACGGAAAAAGTCGAGTTGCGGGGTCTGCTCGACAAGATTCGCAGCGACGGCAAGACCATTCTGCTCATCGAGCACGACGTCAAGCTGGTGATGGGGCTGTGCAATCGCATGACGGTACTGGACTATGGCAAGGTGATTGCGCAGGGGCTGCCGCAGGATGTGCAGAAAAACCCCGCCGTGATTGAAGCGTATCTCGGGGCGGGAGGCCATTGA
- a CDS encoding acetylornithine transaminase — MQFSEFPVQSLMYITNRPETVFTHGKGSWIFDHTGKRYLDFIQGWAVNCLGHCNEGMIRALTEQAGKLINPSPAYYNEPMARLAGLLTKNSCFDKVFFTNSGAEANEGAIKLARKWGQKHPNAAGGARFEIITFDHSFHGRTLATMSASGKPGWDKIFAPQVPGFPKAELNDIASVEKLIGPDTVAVMLEPVQGEGGVIPATREFMLQLRELTHRHNLLLIVDEVQTGCGRTGKLFAYELSGITPDIMTLGKGIGGGVPLAALLSTAAVAVFEAGDQGGTYNGNPLMTAVGISVIEQLTAPGFLENVTQLGNYLREQLLALCDTYGFEGERGEGLLRALLLGKDIGPQIVEKARNLSPDGLLVNAARPNLLRFMPALNVTREEIDQMIAMLKTVLAQVG; from the coding sequence ATGCAGTTCAGCGAATTCCCGGTCCAGTCACTGATGTACATCACGAATCGGCCGGAGACGGTCTTCACCCACGGCAAGGGTTCGTGGATCTTCGATCACACCGGCAAGCGCTATCTGGACTTCATTCAGGGCTGGGCGGTCAATTGCCTGGGTCATTGCAACGAGGGCATGATTCGCGCGCTGACCGAGCAGGCTGGCAAGTTGATCAATCCCAGCCCGGCCTACTATAACGAACCGATGGCGCGGTTGGCGGGACTGCTCACGAAAAACAGCTGCTTCGACAAGGTGTTTTTCACCAACAGCGGCGCCGAGGCCAACGAAGGGGCGATCAAGCTGGCGCGCAAGTGGGGGCAAAAGCATCCCAACGCGGCCGGCGGCGCGCGCTTCGAAATCATTACGTTTGACCACAGTTTCCACGGGCGCACGCTGGCGACCATGTCGGCCAGCGGCAAACCCGGTTGGGACAAGATTTTCGCGCCGCAGGTACCCGGCTTTCCCAAGGCCGAGCTCAACGATATCGCCTCGGTCGAGAAGCTGATCGGCCCCGACACGGTGGCAGTGATGCTCGAACCGGTGCAGGGCGAAGGCGGCGTGATTCCGGCCACCCGCGAATTCATGCTGCAATTGCGCGAACTCACGCACCGGCACAATCTGCTGCTGATCGTCGACGAGGTGCAAACCGGCTGCGGCCGCACCGGCAAGCTGTTCGCCTATGAACTGTCAGGCATCACGCCCGACATCATGACGTTGGGCAAGGGCATCGGCGGCGGCGTGCCGCTGGCCGCGCTGTTGAGCACCGCGGCCGTGGCTGTGTTCGAGGCGGGGGATCAGGGCGGCACCTATAACGGCAATCCATTGATGACGGCGGTCGGCATTTCGGTCATCGAACAATTGACCGCGCCGGGCTTCCTGGAGAACGTCACCCAGCTCGGCAATTATCTGCGCGAGCAGTTGCTGGCGCTGTGCGACACCTATGGCTTCGAGGGCGAGCGTGGCGAGGGCCTGCTGCGCGCGCTGCTGCTGGGCAAGGACATCGGCCCGCAAATCGTCGAGAAGGCGCGCAATCTGTCGCCGGACGGTCTGCTGGTCAATGCCGCGCGCCCGAACCTGCTGCGCTTCATGCCGGCACTGAACGTCACGCGAGAGGAAATCGACCAGATGATCGCGATGCTCAAGACGGTTCTCGCGCAGGTGGGCTGA
- a CDS encoding branched-chain amino acid ABC transporter substrate-binding protein: MQLKFAKVLPLVAAVTLLAACGQKEEKKADAGAAAPAATTAAADSDVQVVKIGHVAPLTGEIAHLGKDNENGARLAIEDINKKGLVIDGKKIKLELDAQDDAGDPRTATQVAQKLVDDHVVAVVGHLNSGTTIPASKIYSDAGIVEISPSATNPAYTQQGFKTAYRVVATDAQQGPALANYGFKTLHAKSVAIVDDATAYGQGLADEFEKTAKADGMKVLSHDETNDKATDFRAILTKIKGERPDIIMYGGMDATGGPFAKQAKELGINGKVLAGDGVCTDKVAELAGDAINNIVCSEAGMALSKMPKGAEFEKEYEARFHQPIQIYAPFTYDAVGIIVDAMKRANSTDPAKILAAMPATNYDGVIGNVQFDSKGDLKQPVITLYDYKDGKKTVLDVEKM, translated from the coding sequence ATGCAACTCAAGTTCGCGAAGGTTCTGCCTCTCGTCGCTGCGGTAACTCTGCTCGCGGCATGCGGGCAGAAGGAAGAAAAGAAAGCCGATGCAGGCGCCGCTGCGCCCGCCGCGACGACTGCCGCAGCCGACAGTGACGTCCAGGTCGTCAAGATCGGTCACGTGGCACCGCTGACCGGCGAAATCGCGCACCTCGGGAAGGACAACGAAAACGGGGCACGTCTGGCGATCGAAGACATCAACAAGAAGGGTCTGGTGATCGACGGCAAGAAAATCAAGCTGGAACTCGACGCGCAGGATGATGCGGGCGATCCCCGTACCGCCACGCAAGTCGCGCAGAAGCTGGTCGACGACCACGTCGTCGCGGTGGTCGGTCACCTGAACTCCGGCACCACGATTCCCGCCTCGAAGATCTACAGCGATGCCGGCATCGTCGAAATCTCCCCGTCGGCCACCAACCCTGCTTACACCCAGCAAGGCTTCAAGACCGCGTACCGCGTGGTGGCGACCGATGCTCAGCAAGGTCCGGCGCTGGCCAACTACGGCTTCAAGACGCTGCACGCCAAATCGGTGGCCATCGTCGACGACGCCACGGCTTACGGCCAAGGGTTGGCTGACGAGTTCGAGAAAACCGCCAAGGCCGACGGCATGAAAGTGCTGAGCCACGACGAGACCAACGATAAGGCCACGGACTTCCGCGCGATTCTGACCAAGATCAAGGGCGAGCGTCCGGACATCATCATGTACGGCGGCATGGACGCGACCGGCGGCCCGTTCGCCAAGCAGGCGAAAGAACTTGGCATCAATGGCAAGGTTCTGGCCGGCGACGGCGTCTGTACCGACAAGGTCGCCGAGTTGGCGGGCGACGCGATCAACAACATCGTTTGCTCGGAAGCCGGCATGGCGCTGTCGAAGATGCCGAAGGGCGCAGAGTTCGAGAAAGAATACGAAGCGCGCTTCCACCAGCCGATTCAGATCTACGCTCCGTTCACCTATGACGCGGTTGGCATCATTGTCGACGCAATGAAGCGCGCCAACTCGACCGATCCGGCGAAGATTCTCGCGGCCATGCCGGCCACGAACTACGACGGCGTGATTGGTAACGTTCAGTTCGACTCGAAGGGTGACCTGAAGCAGCCGGTCATTACGCTGTATGACTACAAGGACGGCAAGAAGACCGTCCTCGACGTCGAAAAGATGTAA
- a CDS encoding ABC transporter ATP-binding protein: protein MSEAMLKIKGLKVSYGGIKAVKGIDLDIKQGELVTLIGANGAGKTTTMKAITGLLPWADGDIEYLGQSIRGVKSFDLLKRGLAMVPEGRGIFARMTILENIQMGAYLRNDTAGIKDDTERMYGIFPRLKERASQLAGTLSGGEQQMLAMARALMSQPKLLLLDEPSMGLSPIMVEKIFEVVRTVSAEGVTVLLVEQNARLALQAAHRGYVMDSGLVTMTGDAKDMLDDPKVRAAYLGE from the coding sequence ATGAGCGAAGCGATGTTGAAAATCAAGGGCCTGAAGGTGTCGTATGGCGGCATCAAGGCGGTCAAGGGAATCGATCTGGATATCAAGCAGGGCGAACTGGTGACGCTCATCGGCGCCAATGGCGCCGGCAAGACCACCACGATGAAAGCCATCACCGGCCTGCTGCCGTGGGCCGACGGCGATATCGAGTATCTTGGGCAATCGATTCGCGGCGTGAAGTCGTTCGATCTGCTCAAGCGCGGCCTGGCGATGGTTCCGGAAGGTCGGGGCATCTTTGCACGCATGACCATCCTCGAAAACATCCAGATGGGTGCTTACTTGCGGAACGACACGGCCGGCATCAAGGACGATACCGAACGCATGTACGGCATTTTCCCGCGCCTGAAGGAGCGCGCCAGCCAGTTGGCCGGCACGCTCTCCGGGGGCGAGCAGCAAATGCTGGCGATGGCGCGCGCGCTGATGAGCCAGCCCAAGCTGCTACTGCTCGATGAGCCGTCGATGGGACTCTCGCCGATCATGGTCGAGAAGATCTTCGAGGTCGTGCGCACGGTATCGGCAGAAGGCGTGACCGTGCTGCTGGTCGAGCAGAACGCTCGACTGGCGTTGCAGGCGGCCCATCGCGGCTACGTCATGGATAGCGGGTTGGTCACCATGACGGGCGACGCCAAGGACATGCTCGACGATCCGAAAGTGCGTGCCGCTTACCTGGGCGAGTAA
- a CDS encoding ABC transporter permease subunit → MTQAQTNTAAPISEKVAARKAMRGLALFVVGAILAPVLVGYAGGNYWVRVLDFAMLYIMLALGLNIVVGFAGLLDLGYIAFYAVGAYVTALLTSPHLTEHFPAIARMFPHGLHFSVWLTIPLGAAMAAIFGILLGTPTLRLRGDYLAIVTLGFGEIVRIFMNNLDRPINITNGPKGIIGIRSVDIAGVDFAKTQHLLGLQIPSVYMYYYLFVLLALIVAFICIRLQHSRIGRAWVAIREDEIAAKAMGINTRNVKLLAFAMGASFGGVAGGMFSAFQGFVSPESFTFWESVIVLSMVVLGGMGHIPGVILGGIALSTFPEFLRSTLGPMQQSMFGHVYIDPEVARQLLYSLAMILIMLYRPAGLWPSPRPEERPMTTS, encoded by the coding sequence ATGACACAAGCACAAACCAATACGGCGGCGCCGATTTCCGAGAAGGTGGCTGCCCGCAAGGCGATGCGCGGACTGGCCCTGTTCGTGGTGGGCGCGATACTCGCGCCGGTTCTGGTCGGATATGCCGGCGGCAACTACTGGGTACGCGTGCTCGATTTCGCGATGCTCTACATCATGCTCGCGCTGGGTCTTAACATCGTGGTAGGTTTCGCCGGTCTGCTCGACCTCGGGTACATCGCGTTCTACGCAGTTGGCGCCTACGTTACCGCTTTGCTGACTTCGCCCCATCTGACCGAGCATTTCCCGGCGATCGCCAGGATGTTCCCGCACGGCCTGCATTTTTCCGTCTGGTTGACGATCCCCCTGGGGGCGGCGATGGCGGCTATCTTCGGCATCCTGCTCGGAACGCCGACGTTGCGCCTGCGCGGTGACTATCTTGCGATCGTGACCCTCGGGTTCGGGGAAATCGTCCGGATCTTCATGAACAATCTCGACCGCCCGATCAACATCACGAACGGACCCAAGGGCATCATCGGCATCCGCTCGGTCGATATCGCCGGAGTCGATTTCGCCAAGACCCAGCATCTCCTGGGCTTGCAGATTCCTTCGGTCTACATGTATTACTACCTGTTCGTGTTGCTGGCCCTGATTGTCGCGTTCATCTGCATCCGCCTGCAGCATTCCCGCATCGGGCGAGCCTGGGTGGCGATCCGTGAAGACGAAATTGCCGCCAAGGCGATGGGCATCAATACCCGTAACGTGAAGCTGCTTGCATTTGCCATGGGTGCATCGTTCGGCGGCGTCGCGGGCGGCATGTTCTCTGCGTTCCAGGGCTTCGTCTCGCCCGAATCGTTCACCTTCTGGGAGTCCGTCATCGTGTTGTCGATGGTGGTTCTCGGCGGTATGGGACACATTCCCGGCGTCATTCTGGGAGGCATCGCGCTGTCGACATTCCCCGAGTTCCTGCGCTCCACGCTGGGACCGATGCAGCAAAGTATGTTCGGACACGTCTACATCGATCCTGAAGTGGCGCGCCAATTGCTGTATAGCCTGGCGATGATTCTGATCATGCTGTATCGTCCGGCGGGCTTGTGGCCCTCGCCCCGCCCAGAAGAACGACCAATGACGACTTCTTGA
- a CDS encoding FKBP-type peptidyl-prolyl cis-trans isomerase, whose translation MNSVVVPKVQENSYLTLHYRIALADGTDVVSTFDGKPATLQLGAGQLAPTLEQALVGMEQGQQARIALAPEQAFGPRNPELLQRVSLKTLQENSNLGEQYVPGDLVEFSAPGGGQYAGILREIGDTWALFDFNHPLAGQSITFEVHIIGVL comes from the coding sequence ATGAATAGCGTAGTGGTTCCGAAGGTTCAGGAGAATTCCTACCTGACGTTGCATTATCGGATCGCCCTGGCCGACGGCACCGACGTCGTGAGCACTTTCGATGGCAAGCCGGCAACGTTGCAATTGGGGGCGGGGCAGCTCGCGCCAACCCTGGAGCAGGCACTCGTCGGAATGGAGCAGGGGCAGCAAGCGAGGATCGCATTGGCTCCCGAGCAGGCTTTCGGGCCGCGTAACCCGGAACTGCTGCAGCGGGTGTCGCTCAAGACGCTACAAGAGAATAGCAACCTGGGTGAGCAGTACGTGCCTGGCGATCTGGTCGAATTTTCGGCCCCCGGCGGCGGCCAGTACGCCGGCATCCTGAGGGAGATCGGCGATACCTGGGCCCTGTTCGACTTCAATCATCCGCTGGCCGGACAATCCATCACCTTCGAAGTCCACATTATTGGCGTGCTGTAA